From the genome of Rhodothermales bacterium, one region includes:
- the murQ gene encoding N-acetylmuramic acid 6-phosphate etherase: protein MSTPTLFEQLKTLATEQRNPASARIDSASTHEILEIINTEDHLVPVAVRRELPYIEQAVDLIVEAFRQGGRLLYVGAGTSGRLGILDASECPPTYGTPADMVQGLIAGGERAVFQSQEGAEDREEDGARDLEALPLGPHDVVCGIAASQRTPYVLGAVKHARARGCVTLFVTCVPREAFRLDVDVAICPYVGPEVVMGSTRMKSGTAQKLVLNMLTTASMIRLGKVYENMMVDLQMTNAKLVERSKRTVMLVTDVDYETATRLLDAARGHVKTALVMHFAGVSAGEAAARLDRAGGFVRQAIADAA from the coding sequence ATGTCCACACCCACCCTGTTCGAACAACTCAAAACGCTGGCCACCGAGCAGCGCAACCCGGCCTCGGCCCGGATCGACTCCGCCTCCACGCACGAGATCCTCGAAATCATCAATACCGAGGATCACCTCGTCCCAGTCGCCGTCCGCCGCGAACTGCCCTATATCGAGCAGGCGGTTGACCTCATCGTGGAGGCTTTCAGACAGGGCGGGCGACTGCTGTATGTGGGCGCCGGCACGAGCGGTCGCCTCGGTATTCTGGACGCCTCCGAGTGCCCACCGACCTACGGAACGCCGGCGGACATGGTGCAGGGCCTGATCGCCGGCGGAGAACGGGCAGTTTTTCAGTCCCAGGAAGGGGCCGAAGACCGCGAGGAGGATGGCGCGCGTGACCTGGAGGCCCTGCCCCTCGGCCCGCACGATGTCGTATGCGGGATTGCCGCCAGCCAGCGAACCCCCTACGTACTGGGCGCCGTAAAGCATGCCCGGGCGCGGGGCTGCGTCACCCTGTTTGTGACGTGTGTCCCCCGAGAGGCCTTCCGGCTCGATGTCGACGTGGCCATCTGCCCCTATGTAGGCCCGGAAGTCGTCATGGGAAGCACCCGCATGAAAAGCGGCACGGCCCAAAAGCTGGTTCTGAACATGTTGACGACAGCAAGCATGATTCGCCTTGGCAAGGTCTACGAAAACATGATGGTCGACCTGCAAATGACGAACGCGAAGCTCGTCGAGCGGTCCAAGCGCACCGTCATGCTGGTCACCGACGTGGACTACGAAACCGCGACGCGCCTCCTGGATGCGGCCCGCGGCCACGTCAAGACGGCCCTGGTGATGCATTTTGCCGGCGTTTCAGCCGGCGAGGCCGCCGCCCGGCTCGACCGCGCCGGCGGGTTTGTCCGGCAAGCTATCGCGGATGCGGCCTGA
- the mfd gene encoding transcription-repair coupling factor, which produces MSLAPVFTRIAAQPVFAELTDTLFQARASGPVSVAIRNASGSLPALALLHLHRHLKQPIMALLPDAEQATHLVSDLEQLDASETAILQFPSSGAKPYDPEMMRDPTFAIARTDALQQLAAGFDGIVVASIDAVCERVPARSAVQQETLTLAIGERMDPQSLLERLSQQRFKHVEFVEQAGEMALRGGILDVFPYTGPYPLRIEFFGDEIDSLREFDVHSQRSISRLRTARIVPNLSDAPAIEGPDAHTDVFSYLGPGTLFALFDERSLTEQAGALFQRATEAFQLHNNNGDTTAPPPPETLYLREKDLTGAYLPHTRMHFGSFAPARPADRSIDVDARPQPSFNGSINQLRKTLRAHHDAGMDTLILCDSRGQESRLHELLEEDIEQGRVRLQVDSLHQGFEFPAAQLAVYTDHQIFNRYHRPTTRRQRKKQGGLSIRELRNLKPGDFVVHIDYGIGKFAGLEHITVREKQQEAVRLLFRDEDVLYVNVNALYKLHKYTGKEGHQPALTKLGSGQWERAKSKTKKRVKDIARDLIALYARRKASQGHAFPKDTLWQRELEASFQYEDTPDQGLAAETVKQDMELPIPMDRLVCGDVGFGKTEIAVRAAFKAVQDGRQVAVLVPTTILASQHFETFSKRLKAYPVRVAELSRFRSASEIKTALDAVKSGQIDIVIGTHRLLSKDVAFKKLGLLIIDEEQRFGVAAKERLRNLRAEVDTLALTATPIPRTLQFSLMGARDLSIISTPPPNRQPIVTEIHTFDKDLIRDAILYETNRGGQVFFIHNRVQSIDDIADMLRLLIPNIRIQVGHGQMKPADLERVMDDFIEHKFDVLVSTNIVESGLDISNANTIIINHADHFGLSDIHQLRGRVGRSDQKAFCYLLVPSIHTLTRDAKQRLQAVEEFSELGSGFNIAMRDLDIRGAGNMLGAEQSGFIADVGYETYHRILDEAVHELRSEEFSELFTDVAPPAPSDTVIDVEEDAFIPETYLSSSVERLNLYRRLSEAETTEALAELRAEMEDRFGEPPAPVSHLITATALRNLGQSLRLPKITFKNQRLFLEVPGDKDDAYFYEHLFQPLLGRLNALGNRFVLKESAKGKLRIIIQDVPSLDACMPLMRALEK; this is translated from the coding sequence GTGTCGCTTGCACCCGTATTTACCCGCATCGCTGCGCAGCCGGTTTTCGCCGAGCTGACCGATACGCTCTTCCAGGCACGCGCATCCGGCCCCGTTTCGGTCGCCATTCGCAATGCGAGCGGCTCGCTGCCGGCGCTCGCCCTGCTGCACCTGCACCGGCACCTCAAGCAGCCCATCATGGCGCTCCTGCCGGATGCCGAGCAGGCTACCCACCTGGTCAGCGACCTCGAGCAGCTCGATGCCTCGGAGACGGCCATCCTCCAGTTCCCCTCCTCGGGCGCCAAACCGTACGACCCGGAGATGATGCGCGATCCGACCTTTGCGATTGCGCGAACGGACGCCCTCCAGCAACTGGCCGCCGGCTTCGACGGCATCGTCGTCGCCAGCATCGACGCCGTATGCGAACGCGTGCCGGCGCGCAGCGCGGTGCAGCAGGAAACCCTCACGCTCGCCATCGGCGAACGGATGGATCCGCAATCGTTGCTCGAGCGCCTGAGCCAGCAGCGATTCAAACACGTTGAGTTCGTCGAGCAGGCGGGGGAGATGGCGCTCCGGGGCGGTATCCTGGATGTCTTCCCGTACACCGGGCCGTACCCGCTTCGCATCGAGTTTTTCGGTGACGAGATCGACTCGCTGCGCGAGTTCGACGTCCATTCCCAGCGCTCCATCAGCCGGCTCCGCACCGCGCGCATCGTCCCCAACCTGTCCGATGCCCCGGCCATCGAAGGACCGGACGCCCATACCGATGTGTTCTCCTATCTCGGCCCCGGCACCCTCTTCGCCCTCTTCGACGAACGGAGCCTGACCGAACAGGCCGGCGCCCTCTTTCAGCGCGCAACCGAAGCCTTCCAACTCCATAACAATAACGGCGATACCACGGCGCCACCGCCCCCCGAAACGCTCTATCTGAGGGAAAAGGACCTGACCGGGGCCTACCTCCCGCATACCCGTATGCACTTCGGCTCGTTCGCACCCGCCCGCCCGGCGGACCGGTCCATCGACGTCGACGCGCGCCCGCAGCCGTCGTTCAACGGCAGCATCAACCAGCTCCGCAAAACGCTGCGCGCCCACCACGACGCCGGCATGGACACCCTCATCCTCTGCGACAGCAGGGGACAGGAATCCCGCCTCCACGAACTGCTCGAAGAGGACATCGAACAGGGGCGCGTACGGCTGCAGGTGGACTCGCTCCACCAGGGATTCGAATTCCCCGCCGCACAGCTCGCCGTCTATACGGACCACCAGATCTTCAATCGGTACCACCGGCCGACCACGCGCCGGCAGCGCAAGAAGCAGGGCGGGCTCAGCATCCGCGAGCTGCGCAACCTCAAGCCGGGCGACTTCGTCGTGCACATCGATTACGGCATCGGCAAGTTCGCCGGCCTCGAACACATCACGGTGCGCGAGAAACAGCAGGAAGCGGTGCGCCTGCTCTTCCGGGATGAGGACGTGCTCTACGTCAACGTCAATGCCCTCTACAAACTCCACAAGTACACCGGAAAAGAAGGCCATCAGCCGGCCCTGACGAAACTCGGATCGGGCCAGTGGGAACGCGCCAAAAGCAAGACCAAAAAGCGCGTCAAGGACATCGCCCGCGACCTCATTGCGCTCTATGCACGACGCAAAGCCTCCCAGGGTCACGCCTTCCCCAAGGACACCCTCTGGCAGCGAGAACTCGAAGCCTCGTTCCAGTACGAAGACACGCCCGACCAGGGACTCGCCGCCGAGACCGTCAAGCAGGACATGGAGCTGCCCATTCCGATGGACCGGCTCGTCTGCGGCGACGTCGGTTTCGGAAAGACCGAGATCGCCGTGCGCGCCGCCTTCAAGGCGGTGCAGGATGGCCGGCAGGTGGCCGTGCTGGTTCCTACCACCATCCTGGCGTCTCAGCATTTTGAAACGTTCAGCAAGCGGCTCAAGGCGTACCCCGTACGCGTCGCCGAACTGTCGCGCTTCCGATCCGCCAGCGAAATCAAGACCGCCCTCGACGCGGTCAAGAGCGGACAGATCGACATCGTCATCGGCACCCATCGACTTCTCTCCAAGGACGTGGCGTTCAAGAAGCTGGGTCTGTTGATCATCGACGAAGAGCAGCGCTTCGGTGTCGCGGCCAAGGAACGGCTGCGCAACCTGCGCGCCGAAGTGGATACCCTGGCGCTGACCGCAACGCCGATTCCCCGCACGCTCCAGTTCTCCCTCATGGGCGCGCGCGACCTCTCGATCATCAGCACCCCGCCGCCGAACCGGCAGCCCATCGTCACCGAAATCCACACGTTCGACAAAGACCTCATCCGCGACGCGATCCTCTACGAAACCAACCGGGGAGGACAGGTCTTCTTCATCCACAACCGGGTGCAGAGCATTGACGACATCGCCGACATGCTTCGCCTGCTCATCCCCAACATCCGCATCCAGGTGGGTCACGGACAGATGAAGCCGGCGGACCTGGAGCGGGTGATGGACGATTTTATCGAACACAAATTCGATGTGCTCGTGAGCACCAACATCGTCGAGAGCGGGCTCGATATCTCAAACGCCAATACCATCATCATCAACCATGCGGACCACTTCGGGCTGTCCGACATCCACCAGCTCCGAGGGCGCGTCGGGCGGTCCGACCAGAAGGCGTTCTGCTACCTGCTCGTGCCCTCGATCCACACCCTGACGCGCGACGCCAAGCAGCGCCTGCAGGCGGTCGAAGAGTTCAGCGAGCTCGGCAGCGGCTTCAACATCGCCATGCGCGACCTCGACATCCGCGGCGCCGGCAACATGCTCGGCGCCGAGCAGAGCGGGTTTATCGCCGACGTCGGGTACGAGACCTATCACCGCATCCTCGACGAAGCGGTCCACGAACTGCGGAGCGAGGAGTTCAGCGAACTGTTCACGGACGTGGCCCCGCCGGCCCCGAGCGACACCGTCATCGACGTGGAGGAGGACGCCTTCATCCCCGAGACCTATCTCTCCAGCAGCGTCGAACGCCTCAACCTCTACCGCCGGCTCAGCGAAGCCGAGACGACCGAGGCGCTCGCGGAGCTACGCGCCGAGATGGAGGACCGCTTCGGCGAGCCGCCGGCGCCCGTCAGCCACCTGATCACCGCCACCGCGCTCCGCAACCTGGGCCAGTCGCTCCGCCTCCCCAAGATCACGTTCAAGAACCAGCGACTCTTCCTCGAAGTGCCGGGCGACAAGGACGACGCCTACTTCTACGAGCACCTGTTCCAGCCGCTGCTCGGGCGCCTCAACGCGCTCGGAAACCGGTTCGTCCTGAAAGAATCCGCCAAAGGCAAACTCCGCATCATCATCCAGGACGTACCGTCCCTCGATGCCTGCATGCCCCTCATGCGCGCGCTGGAGAAATGA
- a CDS encoding M23 family metallopeptidase produces MEVEPRRPSLAWRIARWMPLALLGAAAIGFVLLFLQGGLVAVMAWYLGQSILPFMGACFLVGSIVYGLVRKRRSPVLVATIVGSLVALSPVLVLFKVAPLAYPVSLGDVEPAAHVRLPMDTLMYVAWGGDAVSTNYHAASPDQRWAYDLVVAPFFTASDSLGDYGCYGLPVLAPAAGVVDVSLDGRPDAPPGRLSYDLANPLGNYVSIRLRETGAYLILAHLQPGSVRVAPGDTLREGQPIGRCGNSGNTSEPHVHIHHQRQSPSETPIGFAEGLPLYFRDVIGPAMPVGGFRIEGNRAIMLGDSLRAVLAR; encoded by the coding sequence ATGGAGGTCGAACCCCGCCGGCCCTCGCTCGCCTGGCGCATCGCGCGCTGGATGCCGCTCGCGCTCCTCGGGGCCGCTGCGATCGGGTTTGTCCTGCTGTTTCTCCAGGGCGGCCTGGTGGCGGTGATGGCCTGGTATCTCGGTCAGTCCATCCTGCCGTTTATGGGTGCCTGCTTTCTGGTGGGATCCATCGTCTACGGTCTCGTGCGGAAGCGCCGCAGCCCGGTGCTCGTTGCGACCATCGTGGGGTCGCTCGTCGCGCTCTCGCCCGTGCTGGTGCTTTTCAAGGTGGCCCCGCTCGCGTACCCTGTATCGCTCGGCGACGTGGAGCCGGCCGCGCACGTCCGGCTCCCGATGGACACCCTGATGTATGTGGCCTGGGGGGGCGACGCGGTGTCGACCAATTACCACGCCGCCTCGCCCGATCAGCGCTGGGCCTACGACCTGGTGGTGGCGCCGTTTTTTACCGCGAGCGATAGCCTGGGCGACTACGGCTGTTACGGCCTGCCGGTGCTGGCGCCGGCGGCCGGCGTCGTCGATGTGTCGCTCGACGGCCGACCCGACGCGCCGCCCGGCCGGCTCTCGTACGACCTGGCGAATCCGCTCGGCAACTATGTATCGATCCGGCTCCGGGAAACCGGCGCCTACCTGATCCTGGCGCATCTTCAACCCGGCAGCGTGCGCGTTGCCCCGGGCGATACCCTGCGCGAGGGGCAGCCGATCGGTCGATGCGGTAATTCGGGCAACACGAGCGAGCCGCACGTCCACATCCACCATCAACGTCAGAGTCCGTCGGAGACGCCGATCGGCTTCGCCGAAGGTCTCCCCCTCTACTTCCGGGACGTTATCGGCCCCGCCATGCCCGTCGGCGGCTTTCGGATCGAGGGCAACCGGGCCATCATGCTGGGCGATTCGCTCCGAGCGGTGTTAGCGCGATAG
- a CDS encoding YafY family protein, translating into MPNAERVLNRTERLFALVLLLQNRPYLSSKDLADHFGVSRRTIFRDLRALGESGVPLTYADSGGYEILDGYQLPPLMLTAREAATLLMGTEFTKLQSDASLARDADQVGLKIEAVLPPEIKTYIERLRKSLVMDPYWLHAQRAELRDDEEGRWYELSQAVAGQNSVMMEYYVASRDEVTRRTVDPLGLVYYTDHWNLIAYDHLRGDIRNYRLDAIRSMRVLMERFQPPEGFDLTRHLEERGESPENVRVRIRFDNRIYRWARRGIPAKIEEENDQDGMTTVTFWFENMMYVASWLIRFGAMAEALEPATLREVIRDQALGILTVYPGGG; encoded by the coding sequence ATGCCCAACGCCGAACGCGTCCTCAATCGCACCGAACGTCTCTTCGCGCTCGTCCTGCTGTTGCAGAACCGTCCCTACCTGTCATCGAAAGACCTTGCCGATCACTTCGGGGTGAGCCGGCGCACGATCTTCCGCGACCTGCGCGCGCTCGGCGAGTCGGGCGTCCCGCTCACTTATGCCGACAGCGGCGGCTACGAGATCCTGGACGGCTACCAGCTCCCGCCGCTGATGCTCACCGCCCGCGAGGCGGCGACGCTGCTGATGGGCACGGAGTTCACCAAGCTCCAGTCGGACGCCTCGCTGGCGCGCGATGCCGACCAGGTCGGTCTCAAGATCGAGGCCGTGCTGCCGCCCGAAATCAAGACCTACATCGAGCGGCTGCGCAAGAGCCTGGTGATGGATCCGTACTGGCTGCATGCCCAGCGGGCGGAGTTGCGGGACGACGAGGAGGGGCGCTGGTACGAGCTGAGCCAGGCGGTGGCCGGCCAGAACAGTGTCATGATGGAGTATTACGTGGCCAGCCGCGACGAGGTCACCCGCCGCACGGTCGATCCGCTCGGACTCGTGTACTACACCGATCACTGGAACCTCATCGCCTACGACCACCTTCGAGGCGACATCCGCAATTACCGGCTGGATGCCATCCGTTCCATGCGGGTGCTGATGGAGCGATTCCAGCCCCCGGAAGGATTCGATCTCACCCGCCATCTCGAGGAGCGCGGCGAGAGCCCGGAGAACGTCCGTGTCCGGATTCGCTTCGACAACCGCATTTACCGGTGGGCGCGCCGGGGTATTCCGGCGAAGATCGAGGAGGAAAACGATCAGGACGGCATGACGACGGTCACCTTCTGGTTCGAGAACATGATGTACGTGGCGAGCTGGTTGATCCGGTTCGGCGCGATGGCCGAAGCGCTGGAGCCGGCCACACTGCGCGAGGTGATCCGTGACCAGGCGCTCGGCATCCTCACCGTCTATCCGGGTGGGGGCTGA